A window of Plasmodium malariae genome assembly, chromosome: 12 genomic DNA:
taaacatgcatacatataaataaacatacatatatataaataaacatacatatatataaataaacatacatatatataaataaacatacatatatataaataaacatacatatatataaataaacatacatatatataagtaaacatacatagtacatatatatatatgtgtagtAACAGCTCTAGAGTCGTATTAACGAcctacattttttatgtaatatttttttttttttcagttttcTCATTGTgtttgaaattataaaaaggaacTTTATTCATACATGCATTTTTTCGTTAGTTGTTAATCATTCCTTCTGCTTATAATCTAGTCCGTTCTTTTACtgtttatttcttttctctGCTTTTCcgtttctttaatttttttttctttttttttccatttattccACCCTTATTGATCTTTGGCCCACTTCACTTgcccttattttttttacgtcTTTACACAGTTCAAATTGTCTTCCTTCAAACGATTAAAATACAGCTAAATTCTGCATGACaggaaaattgaaaaaaaaaaaaaaaaaaagcgtaACAAAAAAgtggaataataataagctGCTTCTATATAGCCCCAgcatttttgataaaaaaatgaaggatACGATAAATTATAGATTCGAGGATAATAAGGATGAAATGGTAATTATTGtgaatgaacaaaatgagTTTTCAGATTTGAAAACTCGAAAAGCTATGAGAACGAACAATTTATGGCACAGATCAACGGCAGTTTTTGTGTTCACCAAATTAGAACAagagtattttatttatatacataaaagatctaaaataaaagattacTGCCCTTCTTACTATTCCATTGGCTTTGGTGGGGTAGTTTCCAGTGAAGAAGAGTACCTTCAGAATGCACTCAAAGAACTGGAGGAGGAAAGTG
This region includes:
- the PmUG01_12015800 gene encoding nucleoside diphosphate hydrolase, putative produces the protein MKDTINYRFEDNKDEMVIIVNEQNEFSDLKTRKAMRTNNLWHRSTAVFVFTKLEQEYFIYIHKRSKIKDYCPSYYSIGFGGVVSSEEEYLQNALKELEEESGIVKKPEQLFYLGILKCDTGCTRSFVSSYLTFVNPDFQTVPQLNEVEFITRISMNDFEKFLEQEKFTLTSIFIYNHFKDKMTKTHLDEIYEKIN